The Patescibacteria group bacterium region TCTAAGCTTAATTTCACGGTATTGAGCTCATTATCGATAAAATATTTTTTTACTTTCAAATCCGGATATTTTTCCAGCTCAACCGCGATTTTCAGAATGAAGGGCAGGTAACTTTCATTTAAATCGAGGTAATTATCCTTGATCAAGCTATGGCCGGTGCGATTTTCCAGGATAAAATATTGTTGTTTCTTTTCGTCTGACACCGCTTCATCCCTAATCAGGCTTCCCTGCTGGTCGGAAAAATAATAGGAATCGCCTTCCTGCCAGATGAAAGCATAGGGGCGCTCACTGAGCCTAATTGATACCCTGCCCCTTAAGGGCGAATTCTTAATCTCTAAAGAAGCGAAATTAAAAGCTGAATTAATATCTTTTTCTAAACTTTTCTTATCTAAAATAAATAGGTTAGCTTGGGAAAAAATCAAAAATCTTTTTTTCTCAGTTTGTCGCCAAACTATATCCTCCACGGCTTTAGGATCGACCCTTTGGCCGCCCTCTACCTTCACCGCCCTCACCCGGAAAAGAGGAGAAAACCAGATAGCCCAAACGATTAGGATTATAAGCAATAAGGCTAATACTAAGCGCCATTTAAAAGACGATGGCCGGCCCTTCTTCTTAATACGGAAAAAAGGATTCTTTAAACCCTTGGCTTGATAATCTTTTTTCAGAGCTCGCCCCCTGTATTTAGGTTTTTCTTTTAACATCGGAGTAGATATTAAACTATTACACGGCGAATATTGGCTTGCAGCCTGACCAAGACTTCATAAGGAATCGTATCGATCGCCTGGGCGATACTTTCTACGGAGTTGAGAGCTTGGCACTCATTACTGATAAGCTCAACTTCCTGGCCGACTGCGGCCGGAATATCACCGATGTCCAAAACGGTCAGATTCATGCTTATTCGGCCAGCTATCTTAACTTCTCGACCTTGCAACTTGAATCTTATCTGGGAAGGCCCTAAACGCCTATCCAGGCCCTCAAAATAGCCAAAAGGGATAACTGCCGCTCGAGTTTTCTTTTGGACCACATAATCGGTGCCATAAGAAACAGTTTCTCCCGGCTCTAAATCCTGCAAAGCGACAATCTTTGAATAAACTCTAAGAGCCGGCTTGAGGCGCTCATCGCCATAACCATAAAAGGAGAGGCCGATCCGGAAAGTATTAGCTAACTTATTCTGGGCTGTAAAAAAGCCCAAAGAATTGCTTAAGTGCAGATATCTGGGATTTATCCCCTGCTCTTTCAAATAAGACACCATTGACAAAAATTTATTTTCTTGTTCATCAGTTTTAGGTCCGGACGCGGCTAGGTGAGAGCAGATTCCAGAAATCTGCAGTCGAGAGAGAGATTCCCGGCCAGCTTCATAGAAACTTTTAATATCCTTAATTCCCTCTCGATTCATACCGGTGTTAAGGAAAAGATGGATCTTGGCGCCAGGATGATTTTGAGCGAGATATTTGATCGTGTCTAAATTATAAACACAGAACTCCGTCCGATTAAAATTACAATATTTATAAGTCCCCAGGGGCATTTCGCCCAAAATCAAAACCCGGCCCTTAAAATTACTATAAACTATCTGAGCCTCAGGAAAAGAATCGACAACTACCATCCTAGCCTGGCTGCGATTAAGTATCTGACAGACTTCTTTCAGACCGTGGCCATAGGCATTAGATTTCAAGACCGGCCAAATCTGAGATTGCGGTTTCAAAGATTGCAGAAAATCATAATTAAATAGGAGATTACTAGCAACGATCTCAATCCGATTCAAGCTTTCATAGCGCGGTTTTATCAATTGTCTTAAAAGATTAATCATAATCATTACTGAGCAACACGTCCCTGCCCTTGGTTCAAATTATCAAAACGAAGATTGGTGTCTAAATTATTCAGGCGCCCACTAATTTCTGAATTGCTAATTTTATCGAAAGCGCTATAACGGATACCGGTTAGCAAGTCAAGCACTTTATCCATGTCCTCTTCCCCTGGTACTAATTGGATTTCGAAACCAGCCCGGGCGTTAGTAGCAGCACTAAAAGCAGGAATCGCCCAAATCATTCGCCTATTAGTTTCATTATACTTCAAGCTACCGGACAAGAGACTTTTCTTGCCCGTAAAATCGACCTTGGCCGGCAGTTGTAAACTAAGGACAAAATTCTCTAAATCTAAGCTAAAGTCAGCTAAGCTGAGGTCAACCCAATAATTAGTAGGCAAACCGACCTGAGGAGGCAAAGGCCCAGCCCCTAGCTGGTCACCTTGAGGACTATGATAGTAAATCTTCGCCTGAACTTTCAAATCGCTCGCTACCTGCAAATCAGGCAAAACCTGAAAATCACGGAACAACTGGCCCTGTCCTTTATATTCTAAGGCCGCTTGCCAGCCTATCTTGTCTCCAGGAATGAAAGGCCCCCTAGCTTCGATCGGGATGATTATGCCTTCAGCTGATTGGCCGGCTGGCAAATTATCAAGACTGAAATTAGCTGGAACAAAAGAATATTTATCATTCAGGCTTAGAAATTCCAGATTGAAAGCCTGCAAATCGCTAGCACCATTCTGGTAATCCAATTTGAGATTTATCTTTTCGCCGGGCCTGATGGTACTGGCTTGTTCGGTGTACAGCCTTACTGTCATGGGAGCTTTCTGCCACAAATCAGTCCGGGGTACTAGGCTAAAATCAAATACGGGGCGATAGCGCTGCCAGACGACCAAGCAGATCGCCAGGATGATGATAATAAGCAAAGCACTAAGGTCTAGCACTAAGTGCCAACGGTTCTTTTGATAGAATCTTTCATGGCGCCTTCTTAAAAAATGTAACATATGGTTAAAAGTTTTTGATCCCCGCTAAGATTTCCAATCTTCCATCATGGTTAATATCGCTCAGACTCGGCCTAACACCTTTACGGAAATTCTTGTCATAGGCTAAAAATTGCCCTAAAAGCCGGCCACCTTCGTTAAATATCCTGATTTGCGAATTTCCACCGGCCCGCGGCGCAGTCACCAGTTCCAATCTTCCGTCTTGATTAATATCGCCCAGAGCAACGTTAATACCACCGGTCCATTTTTTATCATAAGCTAAGATTTCCGACTGAAGATTGCCTTGGAAATCATAAATATAGACCGACGGATCGCGTGAGGCGACAGCAATCCTATCTCCAGCTGAAGCCAAACTAAGGTCTCCTTTGGCTTTAATCGCGAACAAACCCAGCAGTTTCCCCTCAAGATTAAAAACCCTTAACTGCTGTCCGGCGACAGCCACTATCTTATCCTGATTATAGCTAAAAGCGATAGCTATATTTTTTTTAGTAAAAGGATAGAATTTCTTAACTAGCTTTCCCTGGCGATAAACTTCGATTGCGCCTTGGCGGCTGATAATATTAACCAAATCGCTCCCTTGATGAAAACTTAGCAAATCCTGATCACCAGGAAAATTTGGCAGATAAGCAAAGAAACCGTTTTTCACGCTTTGACCGCGATCATTGTAGACGCGGACGAAATTGCCATTATTAAAATTACTGCCCAATATCTCCGCTCCGGATTTCAACAGGATAATTCCCTCCCCTGGTTTCAATTTTATCCAGGTAACTTTGGTGCCATCATTAACTTGCGGATCCTGGCTACCTTTAATCCGTTCTAACTCCTCCTTACCGAATAATAATTTCTGTTCTTGGGCGCTGGAATTAACTAAAGTTAAACCGTTGCTGAAATCACGACGCCAAAATCCAGGTTGGACTTTGGAGTCAGAACTTAAAAGATTATAAGCCTTAGATCTTGGAACGCCTAAATCAACATCATATTCGTCATACCACCAAGTCTGGCCATGGTCAGACAAATTCTTATCAGCGCTATAATAAGCATCTCCCAAAAGAGCGTTAGCTAGGCCGAAACGAGCCGAACTATAATTATCAAATCTCTCCACGCTGCGATTAATGATGTTTATCTGGGGGCGGCGGCTGACTTGTTCGTTCAACTTCAGATAATTGCTGAAAGAAGCCGACCATTCACCATTATGTTCCCAGGCCGGCGGAAAATTTTCCAGCATCAAGCCGTTTAGATTGGGGGTATAAGGCAAATAGGCCTGACCGTTACCAGCAATAACAAACTCATCGCCTAACAATTCCCGGCTGTTAACTAACATCTTCTTGACTCCTTCGGACCAGGCGCGGTTAATTTCGGCACAGCTTAGAGCGGTCCGGTTATTATTCAAATCTAATGATCCAGACTTCAGCCAACAGATATCGCCCCACAGATTGTCATAGAAAACTCCGTCCCAGAGGCCGCTGCTTTTTATCTCCCGAGCCACGAATTGAGGGAGATAGTCATTAAAACGTTGTCCCAAATCAGACAAGCCGGCGCCATCGCTTAGGTTAAGCATGGCGGTCCCGGGCCAAAAAGAAACCTTCTGACCATTTAAATCCTTGAGCCACCAAGCGGGGTAGATATTAGATAATAGTTTCTGGCGTAAGGAATTGCTGGGCAAATAAGCAGCATCGGACATGATTTCTTGAGAACTGATATAAGCGAGGAGAACGATATCGGGATTCAAACTTCGGATCTTTTCTAGTTGGGCGCGGCTAGTCACCTGGGTTTCCATATCCAAAACCAAAACATCCCACTTGGCTAGGGCCTGGGCCTTCTCATCATCTAGCTGCCAATGCAAAAAATAATTAGCTAGACGAGGGAAAGAATTTAAGTCTGGATTGGAGGCCTGGGTTGATTTAAAGGGCCAGAAAATCAAACCTCCAAGCAAAATGATTGAAAGATGGAGAAAGAAACGCTTCATGACTGCTCAGCTTTAATTATCTCTAAATTAGAAGGCAAGAATGGCCGTAAAGCGGGCGGAATAATCACGGAGCCATCGGCTTGTTGGCACTGTTCTAAGATAGCCGGAATCAAGCGGCTGGTAGCCAAACCAGAAGCATTCAAGGTGTGGACGAAGTTGGTTTTTTCGGCCTGCTTGTCTTTAAAGCGGATGCTACCACGACGCGCCTGATAATCTAAGGCGTTCGAGACACTGCTTACCTCCTTATAAATATTCATGCTGGGAATCCAAACCTCTAAGTCGTAAGTCTTGGCCATAGCGGCGCTGCAATCGCCGGCAGCTAGTTTTGATACCTGGTAATGTAATCCAAGGCCTTCGACTAATTTCTTGGCGTTAGCCAGAAGCTCATCAAATAAATTCCAAGAATCTTCCGGCCGGCAAAAAGCGAACATTTCCACCTTATTGAACTGATGCCCGCGAATCATCCCCCGCTCTTCTTGTCGGTAGCTGCCGGCTTCACGCCGGAAGCAGGGCGAATAAGCGTAATATTTCAAAGGTAATAAATCACCGGGCAAAATCTCTTCGCGATGATAATTGCCCAACATCATCTCAGAGGTGGCATTTAGACAGAGAGCGTCTTGCGTCCAGAATAAATCATCACGGAATTTAGGTAGATGGCCAGAAGTATAGGCAGATTTTTCTGTTAAGAGGAAAGGCGGGAGTAAAAACTCATAACCGTTCTTCTGATGGAAATCGATGAAATATGATAGAAGCGCCCACTCTAAAAGAGCGCCGACACCCTTATAGCACCAGAAACCCGAACCGGACATCTTCGCGGCTCTTTCATAATCGATCAGGCCGAGACTGGTAGCTAGGGCGACGTGGTCTTTAGGTGTAAAAGAAAATTCCGGCTTACTACCATAAGTATAGATAACCTCATTATTTTCCTTGCCTCCGGCTGGCACGTCGCTAGCTGGCAAGTTAGGCAACTCGGCTAACTTCTCCTGGAGCTCGCCTTCAGCTTTAGATAGGGATGCTTCCAACTTAGCTATGGATTCGCCGATTTTCTTCATCTGCTTAATGACGTCCGGGCTAGGCTTAGTCTTAGAATGAGCATTCCTTTCCGATTTTAAAGCCTCGACCTTCTGGATGATTTCCCGACGGTGGTCATCTAGTTCGAGCAGTTTCTCTAAATTAAATTCTTTGGTAGATAAGCGCTTGGCTAAAGCCTCCTTAACAGCTAAGGTATTCTCACGGATATATTTTAAATCCAACATATTTTTATTAAGTTAATTAACCACTTCACCACCGAAAGCTTGCAAGAGCTTGCCAAGCATATCCGGCCTTTCTTTATCTTTATCTTTGTTTTCAGGCTCGACTTCGCTGCTGGCTGGGGCTAGAGGCGCCGGGCTGAGATCGAGGTTCTCATCAACCTTAGCTTCTATCTCCAAGAGCGAACCAAAAGTTTCTTGCAAAGCCTTGGCTATGATCTCTTTGATCTGGGGGTCGCTGATACGGTCCTTATGGAATTTATATTTGAAGACCAAACTTAAACGGCTATCCTTAATCTCCAACGCTTGGCAATTCTGCAAGATGAAAGACAGGGAGTGATTATATTTTTTTATATTGATTAAGAGCTCGGGCCATTTGTCTTTAAGTGCCGACTGATCCAGGTTTAAGACCGGCCCGGAATTAGAATTTATTCCCCCCAACGGGGAGACTGAAGGCCCCGGCTTAGGAGAGGAGGGACTAACAGTCTGGCGACTAATATTTGCGGTTCCACTCTTAAGAGTTGCTACCGTTTGATCGCTGAGACCATGACAAATCTTAATGACGGCAATCTCTAAAGGCAGCTGGGCAATAAAGATATTAGCCGAAGCGGCGTTGACGTTTAAAAACTCCTGAATCATAAAAACCCACTGCTTCAGATCGAGCGTTTCGCTTAAATGGGCGACTTTCAACTCTAAGGCTTCACCGAAGTCTAAACCTAAACCGGAAGCTAAAGAAGGATTAAGCTGGTTAAAGATTATCTTCCTTAATACATTAATCACTTCCCCGACAAAATTCTTGATATTCAAGCCGCTGTCGACTAATTGGTTAAGGAGCCTGATAGCTCGAGCCGCATCCTTCTGGCTGAGGCAGTCAAGGAATTCAACTATCTCCTGACTGTTATAATTAGGCAAGATCAACTCA contains the following coding sequences:
- a CDS encoding putative glycoside hydrolase, with the protein product MKRFFLHLSIILLGGLIFWPFKSTQASNPDLNSFPRLANYFLHWQLDDEKAQALAKWDVLVLDMETQVTSRAQLEKIRSLNPDIVLLAYISSQEIMSDAAYLPSNSLRQKLLSNIYPAWWLKDLNGQKVSFWPGTAMLNLSDGAGLSDLGQRFNDYLPQFVAREIKSSGLWDGVFYDNLWGDICWLKSGSLDLNNNRTALSCAEINRAWSEGVKKMLVNSRELLGDEFVIAGNGQAYLPYTPNLNGLMLENFPPAWEHNGEWSASFSNYLKLNEQVSRRPQINIINRSVERFDNYSSARFGLANALLGDAYYSADKNLSDHGQTWWYDEYDVDLGVPRSKAYNLLSSDSKVQPGFWRRDFSNGLTLVNSSAQEQKLLFGKEELERIKGSQDPQVNDGTKVTWIKLKPGEGIILLKSGAEILGSNFNNGNFVRVYNDRGQSVKNGFFAYLPNFPGDQDLLSFHQGSDLVNIISRQGAIEVYRQGKLVKKFYPFTKKNIAIAFSYNQDKIVAVAGQQLRVFNLEGKLLGLFAIKAKGDLSLASAGDRIAVASRDPSVYIYDFQGNLQSEILAYDKKWTGGINVALGDINQDGRLELVTAPRAGGNSQIRIFNEGGRLLGQFLAYDKNFRKGVRPSLSDINHDGRLEILAGIKNF
- the dnaX gene encoding DNA polymerase III subunit gamma/tau, whose translation is MSTLYRDYRPQSFAEVLGQNHIKITLQNEIQSQRLANAYLFCGPRAVGKTTLARILAKSLNCESRKDKEYEPCNQCASCLSITKGSNLDIIEIDAASNTGVDNVRENIIASARIAPQTKYKVFIIDEVHMLSLSAFNALLKIIEEPPQKVVFILCTTEIHKVPATIISRCERFDFKRISISEVAKKLNFIASQEKIEIAPDILDAIARQANGYMRDAESLLGQVMALGDKKISSAQAELILPNYNSQEIVEFLDCLSQKDAARAIRLLNQLVDSGLNIKNFVGEVINVLRKIIFNQLNPSLASGLGLDFGEALELKVAHLSETLDLKQWVFMIQEFLNVNAASANIFIAQLPLEIAVIKICHGLSDQTVATLKSGTANISRQTVSPSSPKPGPSVSPLGGINSNSGPVLNLDQSALKDKWPELLINIKKYNHSLSFILQNCQALEIKDSRLSLVFKYKFHKDRISDPQIKEIIAKALQETFGSLLEIEAKVDENLDLSPAPLAPASSEVEPENKDKDKERPDMLGKLLQAFGGEVVN
- the serS gene encoding serine--tRNA ligase, with protein sequence MLDLKYIRENTLAVKEALAKRLSTKEFNLEKLLELDDHRREIIQKVEALKSERNAHSKTKPSPDVIKQMKKIGESIAKLEASLSKAEGELQEKLAELPNLPASDVPAGGKENNEVIYTYGSKPEFSFTPKDHVALATSLGLIDYERAAKMSGSGFWCYKGVGALLEWALLSYFIDFHQKNGYEFLLPPFLLTEKSAYTSGHLPKFRDDLFWTQDALCLNATSEMMLGNYHREEILPGDLLPLKYYAYSPCFRREAGSYRQEERGMIRGHQFNKVEMFAFCRPEDSWNLFDELLANAKKLVEGLGLHYQVSKLAAGDCSAAMAKTYDLEVWIPSMNIYKEVSSVSNALDYQARRGSIRFKDKQAEKTNFVHTLNASGLATSRLIPAILEQCQQADGSVIIPPALRPFLPSNLEIIKAEQS
- the alr gene encoding alanine racemase; this translates as MINLLRQLIKPRYESLNRIEIVASNLLFNYDFLQSLKPQSQIWPVLKSNAYGHGLKEVCQILNRSQARMVVVDSFPEAQIVYSNFKGRVLILGEMPLGTYKYCNFNRTEFCVYNLDTIKYLAQNHPGAKIHLFLNTGMNREGIKDIKSFYEAGRESLSRLQISGICSHLAASGPKTDEQENKFLSMVSYLKEQGINPRYLHLSNSLGFFTAQNKLANTFRIGLSFYGYGDERLKPALRVYSKIVALQDLEPGETVSYGTDYVVQKKTRAAVIPFGYFEGLDRRLGPSQIRFKLQGREVKIAGRISMNLTVLDIGDIPAAVGQEVELISNECQALNSVESIAQAIDTIPYEVLVRLQANIRRVIV